A section of the Candidatus Tisiphia endosymbiont of Nedyus quadrimaculatus genome encodes:
- a CDS encoding Sca4 family protein: MSKSEEKNPREYFDYYTDLMIEIDKVGKTVAIDLEDSPVENQAINSLFDYLLKIPNRVLGDHSISKEGKIAVVNDVLDGFAEAIKTNADECEKIGENTEQDELTFKKAIVFEKLADKLAQSIQQGEMPDGWQRYEDKLQAIIASTKIEELAQDVFVLQDSAEESLKELEDPSLDAIRTSSFSAADQDVDPITQAIRNQILTKQRELIVAALVNNNIAQPKEIGDITKFRAYCENEENKEKISEVLRGVELKRALEQVEIAGYKNVHTQFADRFSTMEWKDGVGESGNGITTKTQIVRDVNDNEIARLTEATHQINPPQTVQKSDGTTVEIKNYRTIDFPIKLNEGGPMHLSLAVKDSLGRNIAASKAVYFTAHYDDDGKLIEVSSPRPVKFSGTDPNAVGYIEHGGQIYTLPVTQEKYKAMMQEVAQNKGHGVNISQSIDTPSVDRIITSPQKTEELGRTKEAVVSLADTTQEEARVNILDKPLDALDTTPVLTPEKANVKVNPRGNILDEPNPTLKNAPVLTPEVVDNVRTASKLVESKSVQETAQELAQSLRNNFTTQVIPSRKTNVEITVQAEKIYKNLQKNELEKQKQYINEELKKLSTPQEQIKLLQELARVEADRRGERVKEIGLGGEKEANVGQVRLRTEQRRESTNGSPQMGYQQKGEHVNVKDDVNLQTFLKNRIVEINQESQKPAPALKTRKVGSHGLS; the protein is encoded by the coding sequence ATGAGTAAGAGTGAAGAGAAAAATCCTAGAGAGTATTTTGATTATTATACAGACTTGATGATTGAAATAGATAAAGTTGGAAAAACAGTAGCCATTGATCTAGAAGATAGTCCAGTTGAAAATCAGGCCATTAATTCTCTATTTGACTATCTACTTAAAATTCCAAATAGAGTTTTGGGAGATCATTCGATTTCAAAAGAAGGCAAGATTGCTGTAGTAAATGATGTATTAGACGGTTTTGCTGAAGCAATCAAGACTAATGCTGATGAATGTGAAAAGATAGGGGAAAATACTGAACAAGATGAGTTAACATTTAAGAAAGCTATAGTGTTTGAGAAACTAGCTGACAAATTGGCACAGTCCATACAGCAAGGGGAAATGCCTGATGGTTGGCAAAGATATGAAGATAAGTTGCAGGCAATCATTGCTTCTACTAAAATAGAAGAACTTGCTCAGGACGTCTTTGTGTTGCAAGATTCTGCTGAGGAAAGTCTTAAAGAATTAGAAGACCCTTCTTTGGACGCTATCCGTACCTCTTCTTTTTCTGCTGCCGATCAAGATGTTGACCCTATAACCCAAGCAATTAGAAATCAAATCTTAACCAAGCAGAGGGAGCTAATAGTTGCAGCTCTAGTAAATAATAATATAGCACAACCAAAAGAAATTGGAGATATAACTAAATTTCGTGCGTACTGTGAAAATGAAGAAAACAAAGAAAAAATCAGTGAAGTTCTTAGAGGAGTTGAGTTAAAAAGAGCTTTAGAACAAGTAGAAATTGCCGGCTACAAAAATGTTCATACCCAGTTTGCAGATAGATTTAGTACTATGGAATGGAAGGATGGAGTTGGAGAAAGTGGTAATGGTATTACTACTAAAACGCAGATAGTACGAGATGTAAATGACAACGAGATTGCTAGATTAACAGAAGCAACACATCAAATAAATCCTCCTCAAACAGTGCAAAAAAGTGATGGTACTACAGTAGAAATTAAAAATTATAGGACGATAGATTTTCCGATAAAACTTAATGAAGGCGGGCCAATGCATTTATCGCTAGCGGTAAAGGATTCACTTGGCAGAAATATTGCCGCAAGTAAGGCTGTATATTTTACTGCTCACTATGATGATGATGGTAAGCTAATCGAGGTCAGCTCACCACGTCCAGTTAAGTTTAGTGGAACTGACCCTAATGCAGTTGGGTATATAGAGCATGGTGGACAGATATATACCTTGCCAGTAACTCAAGAAAAATATAAAGCAATGATGCAAGAAGTAGCCCAAAACAAGGGACATGGCGTGAATATTTCACAATCTATCGATACACCATCTGTAGATCGTATTATAACTTCCCCTCAGAAGACTGAAGAGCTGGGTAGAACAAAAGAGGCTGTGGTTTCTCTTGCTGACACGACCCAAGAGGAAGCAAGGGTTAATATTCTAGATAAGCCTCTTGATGCCCTAGATACCACACCTGTTCTAACACCAGAAAAAGCAAATGTAAAAGTAAATCCAAGGGGTAATATTCTAGATGAACCTAACCCCACTCTTAAAAATGCCCCCGTTCTAACACCAGAAGTAGTTGATAATGTTCGTACAGCTAGCAAATTAGTTGAGTCAAAGTCTGTTCAGGAAACTGCACAAGAGCTAGCACAATCCCTTAGGAACAACTTCACAACACAGGTAATTCCATCTCGAAAAACCAATGTTGAGATTACTGTACAAGCAGAAAAGATATATAAAAATTTGCAAAAAAATGAACTTGAAAAGCAGAAACAATATATCAATGAAGAATTAAAAAAATTATCAACTCCTCAAGAACAGATAAAACTATTGCAGGAATTAGCACGGGTTGAAGCTGATAGAAGGGGAGAACGAGTTAAAGAAATTGGTCTTGGAGGAGAGAAAGAAGCAAATGTAGGGCAGGTTAGATTAAGAACAGAACAGAGGAGAGAAAGTACAAATGGATCTCCTCAAATGGGATACCAACAGAAAGGAGAACATGTTAATGTTAAAGATGATGTAAATTTACAAACATTCCTAAAGAATAGAATTGTTGAAATTAATCAAGAATCCCAAAAGCCAGCTCCTGCTTTAAAAACTCGGAAGGTAGGAAGTCATGGTTTATCCTAA
- a CDS encoding glutamate--tRNA ligase, which translates to MGRVITRFAPSPTGMLHIGNSRTALINWLYARKHNGIFILRFDDTDLERSKQQYKNAIEQDLKFLGLNWDQTFCQSNRLAKYEVVKTLLLQKNRLYPCFETQEELELKRKLQLSRGLPPIYDRAALNLTQQQINDYISQGRKPHYRFLVSHTPIMWQDMIKGEVKYDGKNLGDPIVIREDNSMTYMLCSVIDDIDYSITHIIRGEDHVTNTAIQLQMFEALQGELYSNQKSIPDAFQELARRTSGERTERSKTYVSTRSPEVQQRQYLKGEGYIPNFAHLGLVISRDEKISKRIGGFEIAALRDEIGLEPMAINSFFSLIGSSSSIVSFKNLDQLIKEFDINNFSKSPTTYLPEELERLNHKLLISLSFDEVKDRLREIKAEQVTEQFWLAVRANLQKLYEIKDWWNICYSPSKVEGLDKDFLKQAAILLPDEPITLDSWSIWTKKIMVVTGKKGKDVFLPLRLSITGMPSGPEMSVILPLLRREEIIKRLS; encoded by the coding sequence ATGGGAAGGGTTATCACAAGATTCGCACCATCACCAACAGGTATGCTGCATATAGGTAATAGTAGGACAGCTCTTATAAATTGGTTATATGCTAGAAAGCATAATGGCATATTCATTTTAAGGTTTGATGATACCGATCTTGAACGTAGCAAACAACAATATAAAAATGCTATTGAACAGGATTTGAAATTTCTAGGGCTTAACTGGGATCAAACTTTTTGCCAATCTAATAGACTTGCTAAATATGAGGTTGTAAAAACATTATTATTGCAAAAAAATAGATTATATCCTTGTTTTGAGACTCAAGAAGAGCTGGAACTGAAACGTAAATTACAATTATCAAGAGGACTCCCCCCCATCTATGATCGGGCGGCTTTGAATTTGACTCAACAACAAATAAATGATTATATTAGTCAAGGAAGAAAGCCGCATTATCGATTTTTGGTATCGCACACTCCAATTATGTGGCAAGATATGATTAAGGGTGAAGTTAAATATGATGGGAAGAATCTTGGTGATCCGATAGTTATCAGAGAAGATAATAGTATGACTTATATGCTTTGTTCAGTCATTGATGATATTGATTATTCGATTACCCATATTATTAGGGGCGAAGATCATGTAACTAATACGGCGATTCAACTACAAATGTTTGAAGCACTACAGGGAGAGCTATACTCAAATCAAAAGAGTATACCCGATGCATTTCAAGAGTTGGCTAGGCGTACGAGTGGCGAGCGAACGGAGCGTAGTAAAACCTACGTGAGTACGCGAAGTCCCGAAGTACAACAACGCCAATACTTGAAAGGCGAAGGGTATATACCGAATTTTGCTCATCTTGGTCTAGTCATTAGCCGAGATGAAAAAATATCTAAAAGAATAGGAGGGTTTGAGATCGCTGCTCTAAGGGATGAAATTGGATTAGAACCAATGGCAATTAATAGTTTTTTTAGTTTAATTGGTTCGTCATCAAGTATTGTATCGTTTAAGAATTTAGATCAGCTAATAAAAGAGTTTGACATTAATAATTTTTCTAAAAGTCCAACAACTTATTTGCCGGAAGAATTAGAACGTCTGAATCATAAATTACTAATTAGCCTTAGTTTTGATGAAGTAAAAGATCGCTTAAGAGAGATTAAGGCTGAGCAAGTAACTGAACAGTTTTGGTTGGCAGTGAGAGCTAATTTGCAAAAATTATATGAAATAAAAGATTGGTGGAATATTTGTTACTCACCATCTAAAGTTGAAGGCTTAGATAAAGATTTTTTAAAACAGGCAGCTATATTGTTACCAGACGAACCAATAACCCTCGACAGCTGGAGCATATGGACTAAAAAAATTATGGTCGTTACTGGTAAAAAGGGCAAGGATGTATTCTTACCTCTAAGGCTTAGCATAACAGGAATGCCATCCGGACCGGAAATGTCAGTAATATTACCCTTACTTCGCAGAGAAGAAATTATAAAAAGATTAAGTTGA